The following proteins come from a genomic window of Bartonella apihabitans:
- the scpB gene encoding SMC-Scp complex subunit ScpB, whose product MTEQQNAEKNKNGELNITPELVRMAEAIVFASSEPVTDRALEERLPKGANIAAIMDVLKQDYQKRGVNLVKVGNAYAFRTAPDLAFLLNRQEERPRKLSRAALEVLAIIAYHQPITRAELEDVRGVETSKGTLDVLMEAGWVKIRGRRRVPGRPVTYGTTLAFLDEFSLPEISDLPGMEELKGAGLLSSRLPSSFRMPSPTADPDILTDEEEPLEDINLEQLGILSPLDRDEKS is encoded by the coding sequence ATGACTGAACAACAAAATGCAGAAAAAAATAAAAATGGCGAGCTCAACATAACACCCGAACTTGTCCGCATGGCCGAAGCAATTGTTTTTGCGTCAAGCGAACCTGTGACTGATCGCGCTTTGGAAGAGCGGCTCCCTAAGGGCGCAAATATTGCGGCGATTATGGATGTTTTGAAACAGGATTATCAAAAACGCGGGGTCAATCTCGTTAAAGTGGGAAATGCTTATGCGTTCCGGACAGCACCCGATCTTGCCTTTCTTTTGAACAGGCAAGAAGAACGGCCAAGGAAGCTTTCCCGTGCCGCTTTGGAAGTGCTGGCAATTATTGCCTATCATCAACCGATAACACGTGCGGAACTAGAAGACGTCAGAGGCGTTGAAACATCGAAAGGCACGTTGGATGTGTTGATGGAAGCAGGATGGGTGAAAATTCGTGGAAGGAGGCGCGTTCCGGGACGACCAGTCACTTACGGAACGACCCTCGCTTTTCTGGATGAATTCAGCCTGCCGGAAATTTCGGATTTACCGGGGATGGAAGAGCTGAAAGGTGCAGGTCTTCTATCTTCCAGATTACCGTCAAGTTTCCGTATGCCGTCACCGACAGCCGATCCGGATATTCTGACCGATGAAGAAGAACCGCTTGAAGATATCAATTTGGAACAATTAGGAATTTTAAGTCCACTTGATCGGGACGAAAAATCTTAA
- the tatC gene encoding twin-arginine translocase subunit TatC codes for MHEDEDEVEASSAPLLDHLIELRHRIIVSLIAFAIAFIICFFVKDYILNFLLWPYQWAMKISGGNPDSIRLQSTQVWETFLTKMKLAAFGGVILSFPYLAFQLYSFIAPGLYRNERRAFLPFLISAPVLFLLGGAFVYCVLAPMMLWFSLSQQLLPDSHLKVEFIARISDYLSFMQSFILIFGLIFQLPLVTSLLTKAGLITSKMLVSKRKWAILIAVVVAAMVTPSDFFTMFGVALPTILLYEVSIIVSRWIEKKQAKQNNKAS; via the coding sequence GTGCATGAGGATGAAGACGAAGTCGAAGCAAGCTCGGCGCCGCTACTGGATCATTTGATCGAGTTACGCCACCGGATTATCGTATCTTTGATTGCATTTGCTATTGCCTTTATTATCTGCTTTTTCGTCAAGGATTACATCCTGAATTTCCTGTTGTGGCCCTATCAATGGGCAATGAAAATTTCCGGCGGAAATCCTGACAGCATCCGTTTGCAATCAACACAGGTTTGGGAAACATTTCTGACCAAAATGAAGCTTGCAGCGTTTGGCGGCGTCATTTTGTCATTTCCTTATCTTGCGTTCCAGTTATACAGCTTTATTGCGCCGGGGCTTTATCGCAACGAGAGGCGCGCTTTTTTGCCATTTCTCATAAGTGCGCCGGTATTGTTTCTTTTAGGGGGAGCATTTGTCTATTGTGTGCTTGCCCCTATGATGTTGTGGTTTTCCCTGTCACAGCAATTATTGCCTGACTCTCATTTGAAAGTTGAATTTATTGCACGTATTTCCGATTATCTGAGCTTCATGCAGTCTTTCATTCTGATATTCGGACTTATCTTCCAGCTTCCTCTTGTTACCAGTCTGTTGACAAAAGCCGGTCTTATTACGTCGAAAATGCTGGTTTCCAAACGGAAATGGGCGATTCTCATTGCTGTTGTTGTTGCTGCAATGGTGACACCTTCCGATTTCTTTACGATGTTCGGCGTCGCGCTTCCGACAATTCTGCTTTATGAAGTTTCTATCATTGTTTCACGCTGGATTGAAAAGAAACAGGCAAAACAAAATAACAAGGCTTCCTGA
- the serS gene encoding serine--tRNA ligase produces the protein MLDIKWIRENPQKLDEALAKRSAEPQAEKLIALDLERRNHVSHVQVAQERRNAASKEIAQAMASGDKERAEALKSEVAELKTFLSTAETKGKELTAALDDALSRIPNIPLDDVPVGRDENDNVERYKVGTPPSFPFEPKQHFEIGEKLGQMDFDRAVKLSGARFTVLSGQLARLERALGQFMIDVHTLEHGYREVSVPVLVRDSALFGTAQLPKFAEDLFETTDGRWLIPTAEVPLTNLVAGDILDAKKLPIRVTALTPCFRSEAGAAGRDTRGMLRQHQFWKVEMVSITDEDSSLDELERMTGCAEDILKRLGLPFRTITLCTGDMGFGSRKTYDLEVWLPGQNTYREISSCSVCGDFQARRMNARYRKEGEKSTRFVHTLNGSGVAVGRCLIAVMENYQQKDGSVVIPEVLRPYMGGLERIEA, from the coding sequence ATGCTTGATATCAAATGGATTCGGGAAAATCCGCAGAAACTCGACGAAGCTTTGGCAAAACGTAGTGCCGAACCACAGGCAGAGAAATTGATAGCGCTTGATCTTGAGCGTCGTAACCACGTTTCTCACGTTCAGGTTGCGCAGGAAAGACGCAATGCCGCTTCGAAAGAAATTGCACAGGCTATGGCATCCGGTGATAAAGAACGGGCCGAAGCCTTGAAGTCGGAAGTGGCAGAACTCAAAACATTCCTTTCAACAGCAGAGACAAAAGGAAAAGAGCTGACCGCCGCTCTTGATGACGCACTGTCCCGTATTCCTAACATTCCGCTTGACGATGTGCCGGTAGGGCGGGACGAAAATGACAATGTGGAACGCTATAAGGTGGGAACACCACCGTCTTTCCCGTTCGAGCCTAAACAACATTTCGAAATCGGCGAAAAATTGGGCCAAATGGATTTTGATCGTGCGGTGAAACTCTCCGGCGCACGTTTCACAGTTTTGTCGGGACAGCTTGCCCGTCTCGAAAGGGCACTTGGCCAATTCATGATTGATGTTCACACTCTGGAACATGGCTATCGTGAAGTTTCAGTTCCGGTTCTGGTTCGTGACAGCGCACTTTTTGGCACCGCCCAACTGCCAAAATTTGCCGAAGACCTGTTCGAAACAACGGATGGGCGTTGGCTTATTCCAACGGCAGAAGTGCCTCTGACGAATCTTGTCGCAGGCGATATTCTGGACGCGAAAAAACTTCCGATTCGCGTCACTGCCTTGACCCCGTGCTTCCGTTCGGAAGCCGGTGCTGCCGGTCGTGATACACGTGGTATGTTGCGTCAGCACCAGTTCTGGAAAGTCGAAATGGTGTCTATTACCGATGAAGACAGTTCTTTGGATGAATTGGAACGCATGACAGGGTGCGCTGAAGATATTTTAAAACGTCTTGGACTTCCATTCCGCACAATTACTTTATGTACCGGCGATATGGGATTTGGTTCGCGCAAAACGTATGACCTTGAAGTATGGTTGCCGGGGCAAAATACCTATCGCGAAATCTCGAGCTGCTCGGTATGTGGCGACTTTCAGGCGCGGCGTATGAATGCGCGCTACCGCAAAGAAGGCGAAAAATCGACGCGCTTCGTTCACACTCTGAATGGCTCGGGTGTTGCGGTCGGGCGCTGTCTCATTGCAGTTATGGAAAATTATCAGCAAAAAGATGGTTCGGTTGTCATACCGGAAGTTCTGCGCCCTTATATGGGTGGATTGGAACGGATTGAAGCTTAA
- a CDS encoding M23 family metallopeptidase, giving the protein MRLKVMSKASHRYLRTAALFILAGFATGCSSGTQRFTDSFYTGATANQQQAINKQAGYQQMPQTTGSIQSSELPPVAGQPSYQAAQSQSQPTYGSSASQPTQVASAGQVLGTPPHNLGQMSSSSSSSSMPAQSASKKNGSYIVQSGDTLYSVSRKTGVSVDSLKSANGLSNGAIRVGQSLIIPGGHNTEVASTAAQTKTQTPAALPETKQAAAPTKTAAASQPASSQPAAEPVKTAQNEPAKPAAEPAVAKSSDTTMNQAENVAVVAPQATGISKMRWPAQGRILSSFGQKEGSSTNDGIDIMAPEGSSVKAAENGVVIYAGDGLKEFGNTVLIRHENNIVTVYGHNSKILVQRGQKVRRGDEIAKSGMSGNASTPRVHFEVRKNSSPVNPIKYLEN; this is encoded by the coding sequence ATGCGTTTGAAAGTTATGAGTAAAGCTTCGCACCGCTATCTTCGAACAGCGGCATTGTTCATCCTAGCTGGTTTTGCCACAGGATGTAGTTCAGGTACCCAACGGTTTACCGACAGTTTTTATACCGGTGCTACCGCCAATCAACAACAAGCTATCAACAAACAAGCCGGTTACCAACAAATGCCGCAAACCACCGGCTCGATCCAGAGCAGCGAGTTGCCGCCCGTAGCCGGTCAACCTTCCTATCAGGCAGCCCAGTCACAATCCCAACCGACTTATGGTTCTTCCGCTTCCCAGCCAACGCAGGTAGCATCTGCAGGTCAGGTTCTGGGAACACCGCCTCATAATCTTGGGCAGATGTCATCATCATCATCGTCTTCTTCAATGCCTGCCCAATCGGCATCAAAGAAAAATGGCAGCTACATCGTACAAAGTGGCGACACACTTTATAGCGTTTCGCGTAAAACCGGCGTAAGCGTCGATTCGCTTAAAAGTGCTAACGGTTTGAGCAATGGTGCCATCCGTGTCGGGCAATCATTAATTATTCCGGGTGGCCATAATACGGAAGTAGCATCAACGGCTGCTCAAACAAAAACACAAACGCCGGCAGCATTACCTGAAACAAAGCAGGCTGCAGCGCCGACAAAAACCGCGGCTGCAAGCCAGCCTGCATCTTCTCAACCGGCAGCAGAACCGGTAAAGACCGCACAGAATGAACCGGCAAAACCGGCCGCCGAGCCTGCTGTTGCAAAAAGCAGCGATACGACGATGAATCAGGCTGAAAATGTTGCCGTTGTGGCACCTCAGGCAACCGGCATTTCCAAAATGCGTTGGCCTGCTCAGGGACGTATTCTTTCAAGCTTCGGCCAGAAAGAAGGTTCAAGCACCAATGATGGTATTGATATCATGGCACCGGAAGGATCATCTGTTAAAGCGGCAGAAAACGGTGTTGTTATCTACGCCGGTGATGGTTTGAAAGAATTCGGAAACACTGTGCTTATCAGGCACGAAAACAATATTGTTACCGTATACGGACATAACAGCAAAATTCTCGTTCAACGCGGACAGAAAGTTCGCCGTGGTGATGAAATTGCAAAATCCGGTATGTCGGGCAATGCATCGACGCCGCGTGTCCACTTTGAAGTGCGCAAGAATTCAAGTCCTGTCAACCCGATCAAATATCTGGAAAACTGA
- the surE gene encoding 5'/3'-nucleotidase SurE, giving the protein MRILLTNDDGIHAEGLKILEQIARQLSDDVWVVAPEEDQSGVSHSLTISEPLRLRQIDEKHFALKGTPTDCVIMAVKHIMPEAPDLVLSGVNAGGNLADDVSYSGTVSGAVEGMLQGIRSIALSQEFLHETNRDNIPWNTVLSLAPDILKKLVKIPLPEGVLLNVNFPACEADEVTGLSVAPLGNRGHKILIDKRADGRGLPYYWMYFSRGKGKNKEKTDIDVLQEKAISVTPIELDLTAHRFLDVLEKALLGK; this is encoded by the coding sequence ATGCGTATTTTGCTAACCAATGATGACGGTATCCATGCGGAAGGGCTGAAAATTCTTGAACAGATCGCCCGTCAACTCTCTGACGATGTCTGGGTTGTCGCTCCGGAAGAAGATCAAAGTGGTGTTTCGCATTCATTGACCATTTCGGAACCTTTACGTCTTCGTCAAATTGATGAAAAACATTTTGCTTTGAAAGGCACGCCGACCGATTGTGTCATTATGGCGGTCAAGCATATTATGCCGGAAGCACCCGATCTTGTTCTTTCGGGCGTTAATGCCGGAGGTAATTTGGCTGACGATGTAAGCTATTCGGGAACGGTTTCGGGTGCAGTAGAGGGGATGCTGCAGGGGATCCGCTCGATTGCTCTTTCACAAGAATTTTTACACGAAACGAATCGCGACAATATACCTTGGAATACGGTTTTATCTCTCGCTCCGGATATCTTGAAAAAGCTCGTAAAAATTCCGCTTCCCGAAGGCGTTTTGCTCAATGTGAATTTCCCTGCTTGCGAAGCTGACGAGGTGACAGGATTGTCTGTTGCTCCACTTGGTAACCGCGGACACAAGATACTTATCGATAAACGCGCTGATGGTCGTGGTCTGCCTTATTACTGGATGTATTTCAGCAGAGGAAAAGGCAAGAACAAAGAAAAAACAGATATTGATGTGCTTCAGGAGAAAGCTATTTCTGTTACGCCTATAGAGCTTGATCTGACGGCACATAGATTTTTAGATGTATTAGAAAAAGCGCTCTTGGGAAAATAG
- the secD gene encoding protein translocase subunit SecD has product MLYFPRWKRLLIWFVVLVGVIIALPNILPQALLAHLPQFYSTLHLPMGVDLQGGSRLVVQLPKNEIAERDATIDVMKRRLDIGAAGFKDYSIAKQSRDKIRIEVPGLFDVQLLKDIVSVTARFSLYEEDTSVPVNDVIMGKVARPEGTIVTYSMDDPPVSYLLKDRPFLTNDNIASAYAEKNADTDGSLLTVALDSEGQQKLSEFTRKNSDKRLIIVFDNEVLAAMRFPVPIDDGYIRVGPLPDDVAHNLETVLTTGPLPTDLTFIEERTVGGDLGTAYAKAGLHAAFGALIIVAVFMVLSYGLLGLTADVALAANLMMLVAVLSLVGTPLTLAGFAGLVLIIGVSVDANILIYERVREARRNNYSVTQAVEAGFSGAMSTIVDANVTTFIAALVLFMLGTRPIHGFALTVTIGILTSLFTTFTFTRMMISWWIRTFHPREIPQRIIRIIPPNTSIRFMKLGKITLALSTVLIILTGGLYVTAGVNYGIDFAGGSLAVLEAKNGKADIYDIAARVNDLNIGGVNVSPTKRPSEAELTIASQGNGEDAEQTVAVKLRGEFGSDYTLQRLDIVGPTVSAELSRVSALAIFVSLLAIFVYVLWRFRWQFAIGAVLTTVHDIIILVGIFLLFQWQFNLWSIAALLAIIGYSLNDTIVVYDRVRSLLKKRGNIDMRSLVDIAINRTLSRTILTSLATLLAHVPLYYFGGADMKDFASVLLIGIIIGTYSSIFIAGPLLVLLRVKPNQTDGKGS; this is encoded by the coding sequence ATGCTTTATTTTCCTCGCTGGAAACGGCTTCTGATCTGGTTTGTGGTCCTTGTTGGCGTGATAATCGCCTTGCCCAATATTCTACCGCAGGCTTTGCTTGCCCATTTACCGCAATTCTATTCAACGCTTCATTTGCCTATGGGTGTAGATTTACAGGGTGGTTCGCGCCTTGTGGTCCAGTTACCAAAAAATGAAATTGCTGAACGCGATGCGACAATAGACGTTATGAAAAGACGGCTTGATATCGGAGCCGCTGGATTTAAAGATTATTCTATTGCCAAACAAAGCCGCGATAAAATCCGCATTGAAGTACCAGGACTTTTCGATGTCCAGTTGCTTAAAGATATTGTAAGCGTAACAGCGCGTTTTTCACTTTATGAAGAAGACACATCCGTTCCGGTAAACGATGTCATTATGGGTAAAGTTGCGCGTCCCGAAGGTACAATTGTAACCTATTCAATGGATGACCCGCCGGTAAGCTATTTGTTGAAAGATCGGCCGTTTCTGACCAATGACAATATTGCGAGCGCTTATGCAGAAAAAAACGCCGATACGGACGGCTCGTTATTAACTGTCGCATTGGATAGCGAAGGACAACAAAAGCTTTCCGAATTTACGCGAAAAAATTCCGACAAGCGGCTCATCATTGTGTTTGACAATGAAGTTCTGGCAGCGATGAGATTTCCGGTACCGATTGACGACGGCTATATTCGGGTAGGGCCATTGCCGGATGATGTAGCCCATAATCTTGAGACTGTTTTGACAACAGGACCACTCCCGACAGATCTTACTTTTATTGAAGAGAGAACAGTGGGGGGAGACCTCGGAACAGCCTATGCAAAAGCCGGTTTGCACGCTGCTTTCGGTGCTCTTATTATTGTTGCCGTTTTCATGGTGTTGTCATACGGCCTTTTGGGGCTGACTGCCGATGTGGCGCTGGCTGCCAATTTGATGATGTTGGTTGCAGTGTTAAGTCTTGTTGGCACGCCGCTGACGCTTGCCGGATTTGCCGGTCTCGTTCTGATTATCGGCGTATCGGTTGATGCCAATATCCTGATTTACGAGCGCGTGCGCGAGGCAAGACGCAACAATTATTCGGTAACCCAAGCCGTTGAAGCCGGATTTTCCGGCGCCATGAGCACGATTGTTGACGCAAACGTCACAACTTTCATCGCCGCACTGGTGTTGTTCATGTTGGGTACCCGCCCGATTCATGGCTTTGCGCTGACAGTTACGATCGGTATTTTGACCTCGCTCTTTACGACCTTCACATTCACGCGGATGATGATCAGCTGGTGGATCCGGACATTTCATCCTCGTGAAATACCACAGCGTATCATTCGCATCATTCCTCCGAACACCAGCATCCGCTTCATGAAACTTGGCAAAATAACATTGGCCTTGTCGACCGTGCTGATTATTCTGACCGGCGGCCTCTATGTGACAGCGGGGGTAAATTACGGAATTGATTTTGCCGGAGGATCATTAGCGGTTCTCGAAGCCAAAAACGGTAAGGCGGATATTTACGACATTGCCGCTCGGGTCAATGACCTCAATATCGGGGGTGTCAATGTCTCGCCGACGAAAAGACCTTCGGAAGCCGAATTGACAATTGCAAGTCAAGGAAATGGCGAAGATGCCGAACAAACTGTTGCTGTGAAACTTCGGGGAGAATTCGGCAGTGATTACACTTTGCAGCGCCTTGATATTGTTGGTCCGACAGTTTCGGCAGAACTGAGCCGTGTCAGCGCGCTTGCTATTTTTGTGTCATTGCTGGCAATATTTGTTTATGTTCTGTGGCGTTTCCGCTGGCAATTTGCAATCGGAGCCGTTTTGACAACGGTTCATGATATTATCATTCTTGTCGGCATTTTTCTGCTTTTCCAATGGCAATTCAATCTTTGGAGCATAGCCGCGCTCCTTGCAATTATCGGCTATTCTTTGAATGATACGATTGTTGTTTACGATCGGGTCCGTTCGCTCCTTAAAAAACGTGGCAATATCGATATGCGCAGTCTCGTTGATATTGCCATCAACCGTACCTTGTCGCGCACAATTTTGACCTCTCTTGCAACCCTGCTGGCTCATGTCCCTCTTTATTACTTTGGTGGTGCTGATATGAAAGATTTTGCATCGGTTCTCCTCATTGGTATAATCATAGGTACATATTCTTCTATATTTATAGCCGGTCCATTGCTGGTGCTCTTGAGAGTCAAGCCGAACCAGACCGACGGTAAGGGTTCATGA
- a CDS encoding phytoene/squalene synthase family protein, whose amino-acid sequence MNKDASYCLKLLKESDRDRYLSILFAPLQYREGLASLFAFNVEINRISETVHEPMIGEIRLRWWRDAIEAGKTGEGNPVLSALLSTIRQYDLPKAALLRYCDARVFDFYDDQMPDLTSLEGYCGETTSALLELSCQILEKNTSSLTTEASGHGGVADFMCRLLRSLPLLKANGRQYFPKNIVEATAEDFIVSAPHEKSEQQKKLLNAAIEFDKKHYQKFYQHYKNLPVSVRPVFLPLAIIPEALKKIEKKGTLAFKECVTPSPLRHYLAITKAAITGRMPKIL is encoded by the coding sequence ATGAATAAAGACGCGTCCTATTGTTTAAAACTGTTAAAAGAGAGCGATAGAGATCGCTATCTCTCGATTTTATTCGCACCGCTACAATATCGCGAGGGACTTGCGAGCCTTTTTGCTTTTAATGTCGAAATCAATCGAATTTCGGAAACGGTGCATGAGCCGATGATTGGTGAAATTCGTTTGCGTTGGTGGCGGGATGCAATCGAAGCCGGTAAAACGGGCGAGGGCAATCCGGTCTTAAGTGCATTGCTTTCAACTATCCGGCAATATGATTTACCGAAAGCAGCGCTATTACGCTATTGTGACGCACGTGTGTTCGACTTTTATGATGATCAAATGCCTGATCTCACAAGTCTTGAAGGTTATTGCGGTGAAACAACAAGTGCGCTTTTGGAACTTTCATGTCAGATTCTGGAAAAAAATACTTCGTCATTGACGACGGAAGCTTCAGGACATGGCGGTGTTGCAGATTTTATGTGCCGACTTTTACGTTCGCTTCCTTTATTAAAAGCAAATGGGCGCCAATATTTTCCGAAGAATATTGTTGAAGCAACGGCAGAGGATTTCATTGTTTCTGCTCCCCATGAAAAATCGGAACAGCAGAAAAAACTTTTAAACGCCGCAATCGAATTCGATAAAAAACACTATCAGAAATTCTATCAACATTATAAAAACTTGCCAGTCAGTGTGCGTCCGGTTTTTTTACCTCTGGCAATCATACCGGAGGCGCTAAAGAAGATTGAAAAGAAAGGCACATTGGCGTTCAAAGAATGTGTCACACCTTCTCCGCTTCGTCATTATCTTGCTATTACAAAAGCAGCTATAACCGGACGCATGCCAAAAATATTGTAA
- a CDS encoding Mth938-like domain-containing protein translates to MSDAIKMREAHFPGRAPIDAYGNGGFRFADMSNWGSIICVPSGIYGLEMKTPVPTMEDIKHVLDEADKIEVFLVGTGENLLRLPENLRMVLRKKHISTDTMSTGAAVRTFNVLLAEDRAVAALLYAVE, encoded by the coding sequence ATGTCTGATGCAATCAAGATGAGGGAGGCACATTTCCCCGGACGTGCGCCTATAGATGCTTATGGAAATGGTGGTTTCCGGTTTGCCGATATGTCGAATTGGGGCTCGATCATTTGCGTTCCGTCCGGCATATATGGTCTGGAAATGAAAACGCCTGTGCCGACCATGGAGGACATAAAACATGTTCTTGATGAAGCGGATAAAATCGAGGTTTTTCTCGTTGGTACAGGAGAAAATTTGTTAAGATTGCCTGAAAACTTGAGAATGGTTCTGCGCAAAAAACATATTTCCACTGACACGATGAGTACCGGCGCTGCGGTTCGTACTTTTAATGTTCTCTTGGCGGAAGATCGCGCAGTCGCCGCACTCCTTTATGCAGTTGAATGA
- a CDS encoding protein-L-isoaspartate(D-aspartate) O-methyltransferase — translation MEAVPPMSEREELISLVLKMRGRGLDDMALFAALERTSRRDFVSAPFTDSAYENKVIPIECGEYIERLEEQLYIISALSLEKKHRVLEIGTGSGFTAALIARLAGRVTTVERYKTLCDIARQRFHALEIDNIVLRQMDGSRALSGSGPYDRILVWPSRNRDPQEFLELLAANGVLIEAIGPDEGEQMVVRYRKTGSRFERTDMFRVRYQPFIEGVAAIL, via the coding sequence ATGGAAGCTGTGCCCCCTATGTCAGAACGGGAAGAACTGATAAGCCTTGTCCTGAAAATGCGGGGCAGGGGACTTGATGATATGGCCTTGTTTGCGGCGCTTGAACGCACATCGCGTCGGGACTTTGTTTCGGCGCCTTTTACCGATAGTGCTTATGAGAATAAGGTTATCCCGATAGAATGCGGGGAATATATCGAGAGGCTTGAAGAACAATTATATATCATTTCAGCATTGTCTCTCGAAAAGAAACATCGTGTGCTCGAGATCGGAACAGGCTCGGGCTTTACCGCGGCTTTGATTGCAAGACTTGCCGGCCGTGTGACGACAGTCGAAAGATATAAAACTTTATGCGACATTGCCCGCCAGAGATTTCACGCGCTGGAAATAGATAATATCGTTTTGCGGCAAATGGACGGCAGCCGCGCTTTGTCGGGTTCAGGTCCTTATGACCGGATATTGGTGTGGCCATCACGTAATCGTGATCCACAGGAATTTCTCGAATTATTGGCAGCCAATGGCGTGCTTATTGAAGCTATCGGACCGGACGAAGGCGAACAGATGGTTGTGCGCTACCGCAAGACCGGAAGCAGGTTCGAGAGGACAGATATGTTCAGAGTGCGCTACCAACCCTTCATCGAAGGTGTTGCAGCTATTCTGTAA
- a CDS encoding ATP-binding protein, translating into MIDENLNLKLDQLIAILSRMAPAEAKPLDMDHCDCFVWNPDKLALTPVKHVNRIDIDLIKGVDQARDALIENTRQFANGLPANNVLLWGARGMGKSSLVKSVQAKINEENADKLPLKLIEIHREDIGTLPVLLTELRKTPYRSIIFCDDLSFDQDDTSYKSLKAALDGGVEGRPENVVFYATSNRRHLMPREMIDNESSTAVNPSEAIEEKVSLSDRFGLWLGFHKCGQDEYLDMIDGYVRHYGLDEPLDKIHHDALEWATTRGNRSGRVAWQFIMELAGRLGKKLD; encoded by the coding sequence ATGATTGATGAAAATCTAAACCTCAAACTGGATCAACTGATTGCTATATTGTCGCGCATGGCCCCCGCAGAAGCCAAGCCCCTCGATATGGATCACTGTGATTGTTTTGTATGGAATCCTGATAAACTTGCTCTGACGCCTGTCAAACACGTAAATAGAATTGATATTGATCTCATCAAGGGGGTCGATCAAGCTCGCGACGCGCTCATTGAAAATACGCGCCAATTTGCTAACGGTTTGCCGGCTAATAACGTACTCCTTTGGGGAGCGCGAGGCATGGGCAAATCTTCATTGGTAAAATCCGTTCAAGCGAAAATTAACGAAGAAAATGCCGATAAACTTCCATTGAAACTTATCGAAATCCACCGTGAAGACATCGGAACATTACCGGTATTGCTAACGGAACTAAGAAAAACACCATACCGGTCAATTATTTTTTGCGATGATTTGTCTTTTGATCAGGATGACACTTCTTATAAATCACTGAAAGCTGCCCTTGATGGTGGTGTCGAAGGGCGTCCGGAAAATGTGGTTTTTTATGCAACGTCCAACCGCCGCCATTTAATGCCTCGCGAGATGATTGATAATGAATCGTCGACCGCCGTGAACCCCTCCGAAGCTATCGAAGAAAAAGTCTCGTTGTCGGATCGCTTCGGTTTATGGCTCGGTTTTCATAAATGCGGGCAAGATGAATATCTTGATATGATTGACGGATATGTCCGCCATTACGGACTAGATGAACCGCTTGATAAAATCCATCATGATGCACTTGAATGGGCAACAACGCGTGGAAACCGTTCCGGACGCGTGGCATGGCAGTTTATAATGGAGCTAGCCGGCCGGTTGGGCAAGAAACTCGATTAA
- a CDS encoding twin-arginine translocase TatA/TatE family subunit, with product MGNFLSPVHLIVILLIILVLFGRGKISEFMGDFAKGIKSFKKGLKEDDDEVEAQQPVERPEIKTIDVKPEETVEPVKRVANTRKSTAKKAAPRASKPKAKTTQRKTTKS from the coding sequence ATGGGAAATTTCCTTTCACCAGTTCACCTCATAGTGATCCTACTCATCATTCTTGTCCTATTCGGTCGTGGTAAAATTTCGGAATTCATGGGAGATTTTGCCAAGGGTATCAAGAGTTTCAAAAAAGGTCTGAAAGAGGACGATGACGAGGTTGAAGCTCAACAACCCGTCGAGCGGCCTGAAATCAAAACCATTGATGTCAAACCGGAAGAAACAGTTGAACCGGTGAAGCGGGTTGCAAATACTCGGAAATCAACCGCAAAAAAGGCTGCACCACGTGCATCCAAGCCGAAAGCCAAAACGACGCAACGTAAAACAACAAAATCGTAA